The genomic segment ACGCTGCTAGGCCGCACCATGGCGCCGAAGCTGTCCGCGCACCCGGGCCAGTCGGCCTTCTATCCGCTCGCCAGCGGTCCCGACGCGCTGGTCGCACGGCTGGCGCTGGCCAGGGCCGCGCAGCGCACGCTGGACGTGCAGTACTACATCTACGACGGCGACCTGACCGGCAAGACGCTGCTGGCCGACATCATCGCCGCGGCCGACCGCGGTGTGCGCGTGCGGTTGCTGCTAGATGACCTGCACATGTCCGGCCAGGACCGCACCCTCTCCGCGTTCGACGATCACCCGAATATCGAAGTGCGCCTGTTCAACCCGTTCACGGCGCGCAGCCTGCGCATGGCCGAGATGGCCCTCGACTACAGCCGGCTGAACCGCCGCATGCACAACAAGTCGATGACGGCCGACAACCAGCTCACCATCGTCGGCGGGCGCAATATCGGCGACGCGTATTTCTCCGCCGACAAGGGCTCTGACTTCACCGACCTGGACCTGCTGCTGGCAGGCCCGGTGGTGCCGGAGGTCTCGGCGGTCTTCGACGACTACTGGAACGGCGCCGCCGCGTACCCGGTCGGCGCGCTGGCCAAGCCGCCCGCGGACGCGGCCGCGCAGCTGCAGGCGGTGCGCGAATACCTCGACCAGCACGTGGCCGAAGCCCGCGGCGGCGAGTATTCGCAGGCCTTGCAGGCATCTGGACTGGCACAGGCCCTGGAAAGCGGCAAGCTCCCCGCGTACTGGGGCCACGCTACCGTCATCGCCGACAAGGCGGCGAAGGTCACGCTGCCGCCAGAGGATGATTCCAGCCATGCCATTCCGAAGCTGGCGAAGCTGCTTGGCAGCGCGCAGCAGGAACTGGCGCTGGTCTCGCCTTATTTCGTGCCCGACCGCAAGTCGGTCGACTGGCTTGCGCAGATGACGAAGCGTGGCGTGACGGTGCGCATCCTGACCAACTCCTTCGCCGCCACGGATGTCAGCGCCGTGCATGCGGGGTACTCGCCGTGGCGCAAGGACCTGCTCGAAGCCGGCGTGGAACTGTACGAGCTCAAGCCTTCGGCCTATGCCGAGATGGCGCGCGAAGGCAAGCACGCGCACCGCAGCATGATCAGCAAGAGCCGCGCGAGCCTGCATGCCAAGAGCTATATGGTCGACCGGCACCTGCTGTTCGTCGGTTCGCTCAACCTGGACCCACGCTCGGCCCGGCTCAATACCGAGATGGGCGTGGTGGTCGACAGCGCGCCGCTGTGCGCGGCGCTCGGCAAGGACCTGGACCAGGCCATGCTCGACAT from the Cupriavidus sp. WKF15 genome contains:
- a CDS encoding phospholipase D family protein; the encoded protein is MPAIHDHRGPTSRWLCRLASLLAAGLLMAGCASLPPQNGRVASYAVTDTSGTLLGRTMAPKLSAHPGQSAFYPLASGPDALVARLALARAAQRTLDVQYYIYDGDLTGKTLLADIIAAADRGVRVRLLLDDLHMSGQDRTLSAFDDHPNIEVRLFNPFTARSLRMAEMALDYSRLNRRMHNKSMTADNQLTIVGGRNIGDAYFSADKGSDFTDLDLLLAGPVVPEVSAVFDDYWNGAAAYPVGALAKPPADAAAQLQAVREYLDQHVAEARGGEYSQALQASGLAQALESGKLPAYWGHATVIADKAAKVTLPPEDDSSHAIPKLAKLLGSAQQELALVSPYFVPDRKSVDWLAQMTKRGVTVRILTNSFAATDVSAVHAGYSPWRKDLLEAGVELYELKPSAYAEMAREGKHAHRSMISKSRASLHAKSYMVDRHLLFVGSLNLDPRSARLNTEMGVVVDSAPLCAALGKDLDQAMLDIAYKVMLAPGTDGNAAHLEWVTRENGLLRTYDSEPGMGAWQHLGQGLLRMLPIEEEL